One Mercenaria mercenaria strain notata chromosome 12, MADL_Memer_1, whole genome shotgun sequence DNA segment encodes these proteins:
- the LOC123546066 gene encoding rootletin-like gives MASGGSSDREDRIKRRNMNKELEKLQEQRQMLVDQIRKESKIGQGVDTKTVEKSDIDKQKMEISKTERDKSIRSEDQGKVDRSRIELRDKAGSLNTSLSSTGSRKKQSKEKERKDDESEMFKRLDSSLKVLRRKMSYLESTRVKTHGRTGDKSDDDESKVNMTSTDKEKEEKQEVMSGSKLDDEIAELSKKRHEIEQSNVEREMKLKEATLEKRLKEIEERERKDNKELEMMKAILHERELEISNREVMMKRKETEWEEKLIARDRDMKIYEQRLKDMERTMIERFDSLEKDIKLRESMTEEKEADVRRREESLERKIHERKEEIFDINTSLKAEGLSMKEGQLNSGTRGVDMKQKETSTGLKEIELKCKDVERIEEKTMPKDNNESSEQKGKELSESEQALHDLDKQIRELQVKKELLYSKSKDELNTERKEYKEGDSKDKIKREETEVAKSKDDTKYTSTLESVKDNLNVKLNLTQYSGAELRPRNEATFEEWKMEVESVQATYSEIVVMQAIRKSLKGQAKRIMLHLGPNTTVEEVLLKMEDAFGNVASKDSILSRFFMAEQEENETVVEWGLRLEDMLLQASRKAEITKVEKQEMLKKRFWRGLRNEQLRNATRVHFESTTGFEELRNRVRSEEYEIKVEKERSGSKQKQGAIPKARQYRQNIDKDECQERDDSENVLQKLIEKMEMLDKKVEDLKKENETRRSEGDRDRRSDYAYRYNRGQPRGQRPYRGRFNRGRGRDNGQREQHNNGQDQSENKQQPLNK, from the coding sequence ATGGCATCAGGAGGATCTAGTGATAGAGAGGACAGGATAAAGAGGAGAAATATGAATAAGGAACTGGAAAAATTACAAGAACAAAGACAGATGCTTGTGGATCAGATAAGGAAAGAGAGTAAGATCGGACAAGGTGTTGATACGAAAACTGTAGAAAAGAGTGACATCGATAAGCAAAAGATGGAAATAAGTAAAACGGAACGGGATAAGAGTATAAGGTCAGAAGACCAAGGCAAAGTAGACAGAAGTAGAATAGAATTAAGAGATAAAGCTGGAAGTTTGAACACATCTCTGTCATCAACTGGGAGTAGAAAGAAACAGTCAAAGGAGAAGGAAAGAAAAGATGATGAAAGTGAAATGTTTAAGAGATTAGATAGTTCATTGAAAGTGTTGAGAAGAAAGATGAGTTATCTTGAGTCAACAAGAGTTAAAACACATGGAAGAACAGGAGATAAAAGTGATGATGATGAAAGTAAAGTTAATATGACCAGTACTGATAAAGAAAAAGAGGAAAAACAAGAAGTGATGTCTGGAAGTAAGTTGGACGATGAGATAGCAGAGTTAAGTAAAAAGAGACACGAGATAGAACAAAGTAACGTGGAAAGAGAAATGAAACTGAAAGAAGCAACATTAGAGAAACGATTAAAAGAGATTGAAGAAAGAGAAAGAAAGGATAATAAGGAATTAGAAATGATGAAGGCCATATTGCATGAAAGAGAATTGGAGATAAGTAATCGAGAAGTAATGATGAAACGGAAGGAGACGGAATGGGAGGAGAAGCTAATTGCAAGAGATCgtgatatgaaaatatatgaacaGAGACTGAAAGATATGGAAAGAACAATGATAGAAAGGTTTGATAGTTTGGAAAAAGATATTAAATTACGAGAAAGCATGACTGAGGAGAAAGAAGCAGACGTAAGACGCAGAGAAGAAAGTTTGGAAAGGAAAATACACGAAAGGAAAGaagaaatatttgacattaacACAAGCTTGAAGGCAGAAGGTTTAAGTATGAAAGAAGGACAATTGAACAGTGGGACAAGAGGGGTAGATATGAAACAAAAAGAGACAAGTACTGGATTGAAAGAAATAGAATTAAAATGTAAAGATGTAGAAAGGATAGAGGAGAAAACAATGCCCaaagacaataatgaaagtaGTGAACAAAAGGGAAAAGAGTTAAGTGAAAGTGAACAAGCACTTCATGACTTAGATAAGCAAATCAGAGAATTACAAGTTAAGAAAGAGTTGCTATACAGTAAATCAAAAGATGAGTTGAACACTGAAAGAAAAGAGTATAAAGAAGGAGACTCCAAAGATAAGATAAAGAGAGAGGAAACAGAAGTCGCTAAAAGTAAAGATGATACAAAATACACAAGTACGCTAGAGAGTGTGAaggataatttaaatgttaaattaaaccTTACACAGTATTCCGGAGCAGAACTAAGGCCCAGAAATGAAGCAACGTTTGAAGAGTGGAAAATGGAAGTTGAGAGTGTACAGGCCACTTATTCGGAAATTGTTGTTATGCAAGCAATCAGAAAGTCCTTAAAGGGTCAAGCAAAACGAATTATGTTGCACCTTGGACCAAACACTACCGTGGAAGAAGTATTACTAAAAATGGAAGATGCCTTTGGAAACGTAGCTAGTAAGGACAGTATACTAAGTCGTTTCTTTATGGCAGAACAGGAAGAGAATGAGACGGTAGTGGAGTGGGGTTTACGATTGGAAGATATGTTGTTACAGGCCTCACGGAAGGCAGAGATTACAAAAGTAGAAAAGcaagaaatgttgaaaaagagATTTTGGAGAGGACTTAGGAATGAACAGTTGAGAAATGCAACAAGGGTGCATTTCGAGAGTACTACAGGGTTTGAAGAATTGAGAAACAGAGTGCGATCAGAAGAGTATGAAATTAAAGTAGAAAAAGAAAGAAGCGGGTCCAAACAGAAACAGGGTGCTATTCCAAAAGCGAGACAATACCGACAAAACATAGATAAAGATGAATGTCAGGAAAGAGATGATTCAGAAAATGTGTTGCAGAAACTGATCGAGAAGATGGAAATGCTTGACAAGAAAGTAGAAGATCTAAAGAAGGAGAATGAAACACGCAGATCCGAAGGAGATAGAGATAGGCGAAGTGATTATGCTTATAGGTATAACAGAGGACAACCAAGAGGTCAAAGACCATACAGAGGTCGATTTAATAGAGGAAGAGGTAGAGATAATGGTCAAAGAGAACAGCATAACAATGGCCAAGATCAGTCAGAAAATAAACAGCAACCTTTAAACAAGTAG